The sequence below is a genomic window from Scophthalmus maximus strain ysfricsl-2021 chromosome 19, ASM2237912v1, whole genome shotgun sequence.
tcctttattgttCATCATGCGTGAAACGAGTTACAAAAGCAACATCAGAACCCCCATGAAGGTTGGATTTATCGCAggtcttttgtgtgtgagagagtccaACTTCTATTTTTTACTCCCGTGTCTTCCTGTGTCTGTTTCATTCGCTCTCTCCCAGGTGAAGGAAGCTCGCCGAACACTTAAAAAGCCCCAAGTAGAGAAGTTTGATTGCACCCGGCACAAGCAGAAATTTTGGTGCTACTGCTGTGGGCTCGAGGTGGACCGAAATGTTACAGACGGCAACATCGCTGTGCTTTACGGAAGCTTGTTAGAGCACATGGCCACGTAAGTTTTGTTTAGTTAACTTTGATCTAgcttattttgttatttcttattgtgttttgttatttgtatgtgtttttatagCCTCTACTGCTTTGAAGGATTATAATATGTATAACATGTTGGCCAAACTAACAAATATGCATTCATCATGTGTCTCTGGGCTTGAGTATACTTATTCTTttgtccttaaaaaaatgtgataaacTGCTTATGTCCCCTGTTCGCTGGTTGACATTTGGAATGTACATGGTTTCAGCCCCGAGCACAGGAAGAATACACACAAGTTCTGGTGGGAAAATAAGGCCGACCCCAAGCTTCGAGACAAGGTCATcgtcacagaggaggaaactgaAAGGTGGGCCCAAGTAGCTAAAAATCAATATTAATAGTTtagatggaaaatgaaagattCTATGCGAggttgtatgtttgtttttgttttataggTTTAAAGCTGAGCTGGCAAATGTGCTGGAAACATTtgtggagaaggaggatgaaTTCATTAAACAGGTAATGCATATAATCTTTGTTCTAACCATTTACCTTTATAGCAACTAATAAGGACTCTACACCTTTGGTAGCAGCTCTAAGATACTTTTAGCCACTAACATGGctcaaaattttattttaaccaaACTTGATATCTGCTGATGGTaatctgttcttcttttttttttgttttccgtgATTGAAGGAAGCTGATTGTATCCGGTTCCAGGAGAAACATCGCCAAGAGGTCCTTCAGTCTCTTTTAGAGGTTTGTTTTCCAAGGATGCAGTGGCAGTATCCATCACTGTGGCCTTGACTGTCTGTGCTTTTCATGGTTTTGAGTTGCATGTAAGGTGGGAAATGCCACCATTCTCCAGCTAAATAATTGTAAGTGAACTGAAAAACCTGTTTAACTATAAAAAAGGGGGGGCTTGTGAAACCTTGTATCTGGTGGCCAAGGTTGTTTGACAGACAATCTAAATTTCGGGGCAAGGTAGTGTGGTAAGATTGTGATGATAAAATCTGAGCTGAAGCATGATTAGTTGTTAGACTTCCTCTGTGAACCACTGTTGGCATTTCCTGAATCAATATCAGCGTGACGCAGAGGCGGAGTTGTTCAATGGTCCCAATGGCACAGACATGTCTGCGGAGGATCCTGTCAGGTAACACAGTGTCCATCTgtgacattttatcttttaatctttttttttaaatgcattgtgTGATTAATAACATTTGAAATTACTTTGTCCTCTCTGGGGAGCAGCTCGCAATTTAAGTATCAGGGATCAGACCAGCAGCCGGGCAGCAGCTTTGTCGAGTCAGTGGTCGGAGTACGACGGGCTGCAACAGCACAAGGCCTGACATTCATTGGCTATCAGGTAGATGGACAACTGTCATTAAGAACAAGTCTAATAATGAACcgggtttttttgtacacaaacacaatcgcCCCATTTGATGTCTGTTACAGGATTCGTCAAACGGTGGAAACGTTCATACAGGTACAGTGGTACATGAACTTCTGTAATGATTATCCAAACTTATATCTTGGCTCACTTAGCAGTGTATTTACAAGGCAATAGTTCAGCAATCAACTCATACAACAGCCTTTTCTGTGTGACAAAGTGCTGTTGCTCAGTAAGCTTAATAAGCCCAATATTACActtaatgaaaatgtaataatgtctTGTTATAATGCCctcaaaaaaattacatttgagtCAATTCCTATCATTTAAAATCACATGTTCTAATTATTACAATTAAttgtattataaaaaatatctgaaaaccCTTATTTTGCAGAATTTagtcattttttacatttacattttccacaCCTCCGTTGATGAGTTTGGttgatgtatattttttgcTTATAGTAATATTACTTAGCCCCCTGCCCCTCTGAGGATTATTATTCctgataaaaaatgatattacaGTACATCCTGCAGGATACTGAAGATAAACGGTGCAGTCGCCTTTCATTCgactaaataaaacatttatgttGTTTAACTCTTGTGTAGAAACTCAGTGTCTCCAACAGTTTTGCGCTCAGTTCACCTCTTACGTGTGAAGACTAAGCATATGGCCTCACTTTGTTGTAGGCGCTGTCCCTCCTTGGCTCCAGGACGATCCTCTGGAGGGGCCCTCTGGGGTTGCAGCACATCCAGAGATCGGCCCGTCGCTCCCTGAGTTCCTAAAACAGAGTAGGAATCacaaagatttttattttacgtTGTGTCTTATGTGAATTAGTCAGCTGAGCAGTTTTTTTGCTCAATGAAATGCTGCAGCCTTGTTTAAAGTTCCCATGAGACCCGACCTATTACATGTTAGTGCATGCTGTCACAACAATAAAGAGATTTTATCTACTTAGACTTGAGGATTTCACAACGACTGTATAATAGTGTAACTAAAATGTCCTCATCTGTCTTTTGCCAGAGGAGCAAGCGAAGCTGAAGAAGCTTCCACCGAACAGAGTAGGAGCCAACTTTGATCACACCTCGCAAACAGATGCCAACTGGCTTCCTTCCTTTGGTCGAGTGTGGAACAGCGGCCGACGCTGGCAGTCCAGGTGAGATCTCACTATCACCCATCACTACAACTGAGACGAATGCAGAATGATTGTAAACCAtcacttttctcatttttgcACATGTACAGGCCTGAACTTGAAGTTTAAAATCCTGTATGAGAGATTCTCTGTGTGAACAGGGGAATAAACAATTTGAGGTTGTTATTCCCAgaatttaaaatggaaacttAATGCAGCAACAAGGAAGTTCAGTTAGTATCCCAAATAgcctttttatttaatacattttgatctAATTTATCAGTATATGAGCCAGAGTTTGCCTATAAGCAAACATTTCATCTGTTGCTCCTGGCCAGAAGTTAAAAAGGCACAAAGTGTCAAATTTTAGAGTTCTTAGAACTATTTAGAACTTAAATACTGTCTAcaagtgaatgtgactttttttttcccaaacaggCACCAATTCAGACAAGAGGAAGGGCAGAAGAGCAAACATAAGAGGAAGCGGGAGCACTACTCGGACGGGTCAAAGAAGGCAAAAGCAACTGAACAGCTGACAAACTCTGACAGCACTTAGAAACTGAGTTTGCTGTATGAGAATTCATGTATATATAGTTTGCAAgatgtgaatgaatgagattttATAGGCTGGTGGTACCTGGTTGAAAAGGTACACTCGTGTTCCACCAAGTCTCTGACTCTGATCTACTAGTTACTTTACAAAGCTGTCGGTGAGCTGAGGACACGGTTCTGTCAAGTGAACAGCAGGGGGCGCATGACACTCGACTAACAAAGGCACCTTCTGTATGTTAACAGAGGAGTTGACATGAAGGGAATCTGTTGAAGCCAACATTAAGATAACGTGATTAAAAACCTTAAACTGTATTATCCGCTTTTAAGGATACATATggtaaaagataaaaagaaaacatcagataTTTGATAAAGGCAGTTTTAATTTTGTAGCTGagtatttttttcccgtttCTCAGATTTTGACctatcagttttgttttataaacAACCCTGAACAGTAATAGGCAACACATTATGGCAGCAGCATCAGAGTTTCTCTACAATAAAAACTTGAGCACCAAGTGATGAGctctcatttccctttttgAAATCATGTTGCGGGATGACTCACTGGGAAAGGCTGAGAGGCCGCACATGCAAATGTTGGATCGCCCTGAGATCagatatgataaaacgcgaaaaacaattatttaaaaagtaaaagggtGAACATTTTTGTCACGACAGTGACTATAAGGTCCAGCCTAAATTCTAATAAATACCACgagatgatgaaaaatattctGTTAATGTGATTTCTCAAACAATGGACATTGGATCAGAGGAAACAGCCAGTTTAGGAGTCTCGTCTGTTGTGTACCAGTGCTTGAGCTGTgcacacaaaaccaaacaatcCATAATGAAACCTTGATTTTCCACTTGAATAACTGTTGCCACGAGCGAGGCCTCCTTGAAAGCCTTAAAAATCCAACTCCGTGCATTCTCTACTTCTGCtacttctctgtctttttgtgcttaaaattataaatatcaCTGGTTTTGCGATTGGTAAAATGATTTGCTTCCTATTTCCAGCAATCCAATATTATAAGTCAGCGTGACAgatggaggatgaaaaaaaaaggctattaCAGTGTGACATGCAGCACAAAGATGGATGATTGGTGAAGAGCAGTGGATGTGATGTACCATCTTATGTGCTCACACCAGGCCCCTGCATTTATCTCTAccatacagtgtgtgatctCTGCAggcctcccccctctctccacagCAAAGTGTAATCAGGCCCCAGTAGATGGGCGTTGGAGCTCAGTGCGACCACAAAGCAATATGGGGATACAACGTGTAGCTGATCTATTCTTAGCTCTGTGACAACAACATGGCCAGAGCCGCTTCAGTacaagcagaagaaaagaaggaggaggggttACCAAGTGTTGATCTGACTGCAAATTCAACCGctgtcatttattattttaccacCTAGCTAGTGTGAGTGCTGCAAAACTATaacgtttttattttgtttatgtttacatgCTCTTGTGGGTTTtggttgaataataataataataaaactactGACAGCACAACAGCCCACATTAACACTGGAAAatgggaggggagaaaaagcaCGTGTACTGGGCGTTCCCCGAGTTAATCCGTGGTCCAATCGCGGAGCGGGGAAAGTTTGAATAAATCTGCATGTTTTAAAGACGGCCCTCGTCCCCCGAGCGCCGATTGGCCATACGGAAAGGAGGCTAACCAATCGCTTAAATGACAGGCGCTCAGCTGGCCgtgaagccccgcccccctgtgtgtgtatgtatgcactTGGCAAACCCCGGAAACGTTGTCGCTTaaagggacagaggaggaattTGAGGCGCAGGCTGAAACAACGAAAACagctgctaacacacacacacacacacaagagaaaaaaatacaggcaCAGAGAGGAAGGGACGTAGACAGCAGAGGCAAGAAAGCTATGTGGCAAGACGAGTCTGGAACTGTCCGATAGTTTGACCCATCTCCACACTCCTACGGCGGCGgacggctttttttttttgacttcgAAGTCGATTTTTCTGCTGAGCTACCTGGAATTTGACAACGCGGCAGAGAgataacaaaaagaagaaaaggccaAACGAACACCAGGACGACAGGGACGCGTCAGCTCAAGAccgtgtgtccccccccccccatcccctccgGAGTTAACCGTTTTCTTCACGTGAGGTGAGTCGTTGGCTTTTAAAGGGTCTTTCAGCTGTGGCTACGCTAGGTAGCCATAGAGCTAACTTTAAAGAGACATACACGTATGGAAAACGCACAAGGGTTAAGGTCAATGTAGTGATTCATCTAAATGTTTCAGGTGAATGTTTGAACTCGCAGATCATCACAgtgttccatttaaaaaaaaaaaaatattgtctccCTTTTGTCAACCTGAGCAAAAGAATGACTGGAATCCAGTCTGAGCCAGCTGATGTCCTGCCAGTATCTTGCAGGGTGCAAGGGGGGCGTTCCCCTGCTTTGTCTGCTGTCCTCACTCCTTCCTTTATGTGCGAGCATtgcactgtactgtgtgtgtggtggtgatgatCAGGAGCAAAATCAGAGGAAAGAAATCCGTGCATACAGTCATcgctttgtgtttctctcttgtcAAAATGCATGtgtacatatttcattttatcataaCTGcattgcactgcactgcacaatCTGGGCCCTCATGGGATTGTGCATATATGGGGCTGTgcaaggaggaggatgaggaggaggagggatcaATCAGCACTTGTATATGTCTGGGAGATTATGACTGTAGCTCAGCGGGTGGAGTGATGGTGATCACTGCAAAAGCCGTACAGGGGAGAGGATAGCACTGGGTGCATTGTTCCCCTTGGATTGCACTTGGGAGTTGCATTGCATCATGCGGTGAGGGGGAGCATTGGTGTTTGCACTAAACCCCttgttacagtatatatatatatatatatatagaaaaccCATGCAGTTTTAAGAGTAGAGTCAGTGATTACAGTGTATTACATTGTAATTATGCTCAGCTGCAATGCACGTCTTCCTCCCATTGTCCTGACGAGCAGGGCATGATGGCCATCGACATACACATTAAGGCACACGTgtgtgcagtcacacacacacacacacacacacacacgaacacacactctACATCACCCATgcaacacacgtgcacatgggAATCCACCACCTGTCACATCATGTATATGTAAATAGCAGATTTCAGCACACATATGTCTACACACTGCTGCAGCAAATTCACCTGCAAGTCtacatttttgtctctctttttcttgtccttGCTTTGGTCTGACAgcccccaccacccacccacccaccgcTCTGTCTGTGAGAAACCAGTGGGCTTTGTCCTCAGCTGAGTGTGACGTCATGCAGGATCCTTGCTCTAACCAACCCCGAAGGCGAGGTGCATGTTGTGCAGCAGTCCTGGGCCTGGGCTTGTCCCATGTGCACAATCGCACTTTAGACTGGAGTTCTTTAAACGCGGCGGCGGTGGTCCGTTTGAGACAAAGCCTCtcataacaaaagaaaaggacaggGAGGTATAAGGGGTCATGAACTCAACAAGGAGCAGGAGTGTGggatgtttttggtttttttacagtagCATGGAAGGAAAATAATCCCAGAAATCCCC
It includes:
- the cenatac gene encoding coiled-coil domain-containing protein 84, which translates into the protein MGAFYCAVCRQTTFGGKGHIFGKSHQSRLRVVLLKFLEKVKEARRTLKKPQVEKFDCTRHKQKFWCYCCGLEVDRNVTDGNIAVLYGSLLEHMATPEHRKNTHKFWWENKADPKLRDKVIVTEEETERFKAELANVLETFVEKEDEFIKQEADCIRFQEKHRQEVLQSLLERDAEAELFNGPNGTDMSAEDPVSSQFKYQGSDQQPGSSFVESVVGVRRAATAQGLTFIGYQDSSNGGNVHTGAVPPWLQDDPLEGPSGVAAHPEIGPSLPEFLKQKEQAKLKKLPPNRVGANFDHTSQTDANWLPSFGRVWNSGRRWQSRHQFRQEEGQKSKHKRKREHYSDGSKKAKATEQLTNSDST